The DNA region TTACTTGAAAAGTCAACTACCTTAATCCAAAATCCTTTCTACTTTTCCATATAGAATTTTTTAAATTCctcttttgatttggatttttcCTTACCTTGATCCTAGACTTTTCTTCTTTTAAAATTTTCTAAAGAATGTCCTATACAATTACAAAAGTTGCAAAAGTATGGAAATTTCTCGTATTCTATCTCAACAAAGAAGGTGAAGCTAACTCTTTCCACCAATACTTTGTACCTCAACTATTTCGCTAAGTATAGATCAACCAACACTCTTACATGTTGGAGTATCAATGCTACTGGCGATAGCAAACAAGATCTTAAGAATCCAATATTCCTGAGACAAAACATGAATATGAATCTAGACCTGGGCTAATGTTTGGTTTATGGTTGACGGGACAAATTCCCCAGTCCAAGGAAATATTTAAAAATCCCAGGATTTACATTCCATTTGTTTACAGACATAACCCTTCTGACGTCTTCAAGGGAGGAAAATGAAAACTCAAAGAAACCATTTCCTAACAAAGTTATACCCAATTACCAATGGAGGTACACAGTTTTAGTAGCTTGGAACATAATTTAACTATAGTGAGGGGAATGGAATCCTTGGGCCAGATGATTCTTCCATGTATATTTtgggttagaggcccatacaGGTGACAGTCGCTTGAAATAaggattaagcctcatagaggacccgatatccaccgtgaaagtcgaatcatacgagcatgtGTAAACTGAGATTGGCTTAGATGTAAGTCCGTTCGGGGATTGATGTTTTGTGAATCTGATTAGTTATTTGTTGAGTGGATGCACTCAAatgacatgtttccatacattaTGAATATCCCTTAGTTGCTCAAGTCCTAGTTACATTGTGTGAGTGATGCACAAGTAACGGAAGGTGAATACTTGAGTTAGAAATCAGGTAGcaaccctgtagagccgagtggacccatatGATCAaagaactcactgagattattatctcatcccattatcattgttatttttcaggtattccttgCAGGTTAAATTCAAGAGAAGTTGTCTACTGATGTTTCAAGGAATGCAGTTATTGTGATCTTCCGTTGTGGAGTTGTGTACAATGAAGATATTatacatagttcttagattttttaTTATTTAGGCTTTATTGTATGACATGTGCCATTCAGGTTTTTAatttggacatgtgtatataatgatgCCAATAGACACTTATGATTGTGTCAATACCAAATAATAACATTGGTATGATATTGTAttagatatatattatacgggttgttacaacTTTTAACCAACTAATGCAAAAGATTGGTCTTCGTCATCGAAGAAATAATCGTTTAGCTGGGGGGATAAATTCATCTTAAAAGGATATTGTACTTTTTCTTCTATTCCCTGGGTTTTTTCTAATAAAGTTTTAATGATGCATATTTTTAATGAACATCCAATTGTGAGTGTTATGAATAATATTGATATAGATGTGGATGCTCATTTATCTAATATTTATATATTCCCTAACTTCTAAGAGTTGGTTCTTTAATCTTTCTATATTCTTTAACTCTTATGAGTTAATTGTTGTTATCGATCATATATTATAAATATGATCGATGTTGCAATGTTAGTTAGACTTGAGAAGAAAAATACAATATTACTTTCTCTTATTCATATATACTCGCATAATATATTATTTCTGATTAATTTTATAACAACTATAAATTTATGATAAAAAGATTATTATCAAAAAAAAATTTTATTGTCATATAAGTTTATAAActataaattaaaaaaatatatgtgAATCTTTATCATATTGATTTCAACATTGTATAAAAAGCAAAATGCATAGAATCCAATTATATTAATTTTGATAATGTCAATCTTTATGACATCGATTTCAACATTGTTTGAAAACAAAATACATAGAATCCAATTATATTTATTATGGTATTATGTTTTAATATTATTCTTAAAATACTCATAGTACATAATTTTCTTGTTgctttctttctttttccttttcttctCTAACTTTACCAAATATATATTAGTCTTTCACTTTCTACAataaaaaattgataaaaaaaaaacTTATTACTAAAACTTTGTAAGGAACGTTGGTCACGTGACTTTGTTACATAGATGAAAAAGCTAGGATGGTAACAATTTTGAAAATGTTAAGAATGTGATAAAATGATGACAGACACATACGTAGACGCGTTTGTCTGATTCACGTTTTTGGAACAGTAACTGACACTCAAAAAGTTGACCCTTTTGATTCTATGTTGTGATAAGAATAACATGTTCCATTTCCATGTGAAAAGTTTCAACCTTTAGAACATTTAGCAAACTTTGAGATAAAGAGAGACTCTTTAAAACCCTTCTTCTGAATTTCATGTGATTTCAATCATTGCAGCAGAAAACATCATTCAAGGTTGTTTTTGTTGAAATTCTTGTTTGATTTTGTAGATGACCCATTTGAGAATTCTAATTTCTAAATGGTTTTGTGATTTAGTTTATGTTCATTTCAATGGTTTTTGGTTTTGGCTTTAGATATAGCTTTGTAAGATTCCTTCTGTGAGTTTGTTGATTGAATTCTATGATTCTGTCATCATGTTTTTTTTTGGATCATTACTGGTTGTTTGTTGGATTTCAATCATTTTATTCATGCACAAGGTGTTAGTTTAGCGATTGGAATTTCATTGCTTAATTTCAAAGAGACGAAATCCGAATCCGTTCGGAGCGACCGTTGTAAAATTGTCATTAGTATCAGTTTTTTATTTGGATTTGATCAAAAGTTTAATGTTTTTTTCTTACTTTTCTTACTTTTATGCTTTACTGTTTCAGATTTTGCTTCTTGTTTTGGTATTGAATGATACTATGGCTGGGAAACAAGACCGATTAGAGATTAAGTTTCGGTTGAGCGATGGATCGGATATTGGCCCGAAGAGTTTTGCTGCTGCTACGAGCATTGCTACACTGAAAGAAAACATTCTTACTCAATGGCCAAAAGGTTAGTTTTGTGATCTTAGTTAGAGTTTGTTCGGTTTGAATCGACTTATTTGAGGTCATTGCTGATAAAGTACTTGTGAGTTATGAGTCTGTTGATTTGAGCTTATGGAAACAGTTTATCACATGTATATAAGCTAATAAGCTGTTTTCAGCTTATTTTTATAAGCTCTTTAAGATAGCTTATGAAAAGAGTTTGAgtttattttgttttttgttATAGCAAAAGTTTATACGTAAGTAAGCACTTATATGATAAACGATTTTGTAGATGTATGAATTGAATAACAGGGAAACTTAGAACTATTAATGTAGATGTATTGATCCATAAAAAGGATATAATGAGGTATAGAAGAAGTTATGATGATTCCATTTCAGTGTATAGTTTTAACTTTTTGAGTTTGAATTCATATCGTTATTGTGAATTATGCACAAGTAATGTAGTTCGTGTTTGCACTTAAGTGGTTAATGAGTTTCCGTTAAAATCTAACCAACCTGAGTATCTGAGTTCGAACTTTTGAAAACGAAAAGGATCTTTGTGAAAATTCTAAACTTGTGTTTGTCTTTTTGAAGACAAAGAGTATGGACCAAGAACTATAAAAGATGTGAAGTTAATTTGTGCTGGAAAAGTATTGGAGAACAACAAAACGGTAGAGGAATGTCAAAGTCCATTGTGCAATCTTCCTGGCGGAGTTACAACAATGCTTGTGGTGGTTCAACCACCGAATTCGGAAAAAGGTTTGCTATTTATTTCTTAAACATGTCTTCAAAGCTATTattaatgtgttcattttgttaGATCGACTTAGTTGATAGTTGTGTAGAGACATTAGTTTGCGAAGAGGCAGATTCGAATCTGCGACACTGATTTTCTGAATGTTTTCTCTTGGAACAGATAAGAAAGGAGGAAGTGAAGCAAGGCAAAGCAAATGTGTTTGTGTTATATTATAAGAATGAATGGAAGATGTCATCTTTTTTACTTGGTCAAAAGTCACATTTATATTCATTTTTAGCATAATGTATGGCTTGCAAATGTTTCAAGATACATAAGTTCTTTGGTTGTGAGCCTTACTATATTACTATAGGTAAAAAGTTGTTGAGTTTGTGAAGATTGTGAACTCAAGTCAGTTGGTTATTGATATTTCATTTTACAATTATTGAGTCATTGTGTTTTAAATTGCTTAAATATTTGTATGATGTGCTCTTGTAAATATCTGAGCTATTGGTAGTAATGGTAGTGTATAGAGTTAATTTTAATGTAATTAATAGGCTTCAAGTATTACATAGATTAGTAAGTATTACTATAATTATATTGTCTCAAATTGATGGATGGAAATGCATTAGTTGGATTCGGATTTAGGTTTGGATATTTTTAGATTTCAATAAATAAAGACGAAACAAGTAAAAGATACTCATAGTCACTCCAAACTCATTTTAAAACTCGTTTCATATATTTACTTGTTTTAGCAATCTCAATAAATAATGATGCAAAATATTCTTAGTTAGATATGGGGTTGTTTTGATGGTAGTTTGAAATATATAATACTTTTTGATTatgtgtttgttttgatgttaGTTTAGAATAATGGGTTGAACTTTATTATTTGAATTATGTTTTGATATAAAAAGAAAGAGCAGACGGTTAGAGAGAAATGAATATAATTTTATATTGTCTTGTTAGTGTAAGTTTTAATATAATATAGGTTCTATTTATAGGACAAATAATCTAACACAAAATTAAGAGAATTGATAAGAGGTCATAAAGATGCTATTAGTGTATTTTGAATTTTAAACTTTTAAATGGATGTAAATACCGTGTTTATAGTGTATGTACtactataaataatatattttataataaaaaatttatcTTATTCAATAAAAAATTGAGGTGTAAATCATAGAtgtgttatattttaattttttatttttaaaatatcATGTATTTCCTCGGTTGAACTGACAACCGAGGGATAAATTATATAGAAGACACGTCTTTGAATCTCAACAACTACATTTTAGCaccttttaatttttttaaattttttttatgaCTTATTACCCTGGTTGGGTTGAAAATTGAGGGGTAAATTATTTAAAGGACGTGTCTTTGAATCCCAGCAACTACATTTTAACAccatttaatatttttaatttttttatgatCTATTATCTCAATTGAGCTGAAAATCGATGGATAATGTGCTGAAATTTAAACTTAACATATTGAAAACAATGATAATGAAAGTAAGTAGGAAAATGTTTCAAGGTTGGTTTCTTAATGTAATATTTTATCTAGTAATTCCTTGTTAAAAATGTTTAATGCTAGTTAAGAAAGTATAAAAGTAACTTATTAATGTTAGTGGTAGTTGTATCGAGTAAAAtgtttaatattgttgttgttgttgaaatttaATATTTAATGATTCTGTTGATTTTGCTTatttgaagttgttgttgttgttgagatttaacATTTAAAGATTATATGaattttgttgttattgttgttgtggatgttgttgttgagatttaatatttaaaaattatattgattttgttttgttgttgttattattgttgttattgatgATGATAAGGAAGAGGATTTAGAATTTGTCA from Lathyrus oleraceus cultivar Zhongwan6 chromosome 1, CAAS_Psat_ZW6_1.0, whole genome shotgun sequence includes:
- the LOC127121607 gene encoding membrane-anchored ubiquitin-fold protein 1, which encodes MAGKQDRLEIKFRLSDGSDIGPKSFAAATSIATLKENILTQWPKDKEYGPRTIKDVKLICAGKVLENNKTVEECQSPLCNLPGGVTTMLVVVQPPNSEKDKKGGSEARQSKCVCVIL